Proteins encoded by one window of Geobacter sp. DSM 9736:
- a CDS encoding DUF6516 family protein encodes MKAELLLNERHIVSEAAFVEMVVWRLPSPLSGSHHNFKCRLALVVDGRCVVRYDNEAGKGDHKHLGGEEASYAFTTSQALLDDFWRDVDNWRF; translated from the coding sequence ATGAAAGCCGAATTGCTGCTCAACGAGCGCCACATCGTTTCAGAAGCCGCGTTTGTGGAGATGGTTGTCTGGCGCCTTCCTTCGCCTCTTTCCGGGAGTCATCACAATTTCAAGTGTCGTCTCGCCCTCGTTGTTGACGGCCGGTGCGTGGTGCGTTACGACAATGAGGCGGGGAAGGGCGACCACAAGCACCTAGGCGGGGAGGAGGCTTCATATGCTTTCACTACATCTCAGGCGCTGCTCGACGATTTCTGGAGAGATGTGGACAATTGGAGGTTCTGA
- a CDS encoding type II toxin-antitoxin system RelE/ParE family toxin, whose translation MRHGPPGSEKLGGLDVYRIRQGHYRIMYSIEDDALTVWVVKVGIGGRYR comes from the coding sequence GTGCGCCACGGCCCTCCGGGGAGCGAGAAGCTTGGCGGACTCGATGTCTACCGCATCAGGCAAGGGCATTATCGGATCATGTATTCCATCGAGGATGATGCGCTCACGGTCTGGGTGGTGAAGGTAGGCATCGGCGGGAGGTATCGGTAA
- a CDS encoding site-specific DNA-methyltransferase yields MTNLNNDDRNELIRLLQAGQQIPAHWRGKLFPGGEQSVEVGKEYRLEYAGKMKREQVLAETPAAPWQLVRRFAEDRPHGDGWRNLLVWGDNLLALRELLADQQGANRFGTRDKIKLIYIDPPFATKQDFMKDKEKAYRDKVLGAQFIEFLRRRLILLRDLLADDGSIYLHLDVKKIHYMKAIMDEVFGEYNFKNEIIWKRTSAHSDSKTYANVHDTILFYTKSDSNVFSAQYSQYSHVHLKERYKHVDKDGRRFTDGDLVGAGLKGGGYDYEWKKIRKIWRCPFETMQRYELEDRLYYTKNGVPRIKRYLDEVQGQPVQDLWLDIFPVNSQAAERANYPTQKPEKLLERIIKTSSKEGDIVIDCFAGSGSTPVVAEKLGRRWIAFDCGKLAIYTIQKRLFTLTSNIGSAKADERLVTGRISDWNDHLKSHPGLLLITEKAKNGECNVTLDLLADLAEIVSKHDLLKKGTPFAIACPETNLCISPDRLDDVGPDDGPGEKSVTVDGREFRISLVAPKEKPEKEKTLPPKEFALYRAGLYDMESLRGMPWQEYRPFVLKLFGVREEVHSRYGLELDGYIGTHSALVWNYPDHPTLTLDYGYVDNLQQILRGRKGERFYVIAPTVAMDFAEDEIERVGAVYVFLKVPISVILRLIQQREPGALKQPMREADVNEVIDAIGFDFISQPVVKYKPHAKRRGLLPELVVDVSEFRSKTLTTDPEDFANFETFSMAMIDLNYDGDVFRLDRVFWGEDLLKAAGGLEKAKALEIRIPEEEFKGEKMMVILCDRYGNEKTLVFGKADFQ; encoded by the coding sequence ATGACCAATCTCAATAACGACGACCGAAATGAACTGATACGCTTGCTGCAGGCCGGGCAGCAGATACCTGCGCACTGGCGGGGGAAGCTGTTCCCTGGGGGGGAGCAGAGCGTCGAGGTAGGCAAGGAGTACCGGCTGGAATACGCCGGGAAGATGAAGCGGGAGCAGGTGCTGGCGGAGACGCCTGCGGCACCGTGGCAACTGGTGCGCCGCTTTGCCGAAGACAGGCCACATGGCGATGGCTGGCGGAATCTGCTTGTGTGGGGGGATAACCTGCTGGCTTTGCGCGAACTGTTAGCCGATCAGCAGGGGGCTAACCGTTTTGGCACTCGCGACAAGATTAAACTTATATACATAGATCCTCCCTTTGCTACGAAACAGGACTTTATGAAGGACAAGGAGAAGGCTTATCGAGATAAGGTTCTCGGGGCACAGTTCATCGAGTTTCTGCGCCGTCGTCTCATTTTGCTCCGCGATCTTTTAGCCGATGACGGTAGTATTTATCTTCATCTGGATGTAAAAAAGATCCACTACATGAAGGCTATCATGGATGAAGTCTTCGGAGAGTATAACTTTAAAAATGAAATTATCTGGAAGAGGACATCTGCTCATAGTGACTCAAAAACGTATGCAAATGTCCATGACACCATCCTGTTTTATACTAAATCAGATTCCAATGTATTCTCGGCTCAGTACAGCCAGTATTCACACGTACATCTAAAAGAACGATATAAGCATGTTGACAAAGATGGTCGTAGATTTACTGATGGTGACCTCGTCGGAGCTGGGCTGAAAGGTGGTGGATATGATTATGAGTGGAAGAAAATAAGAAAAATTTGGCGTTGTCCGTTTGAAACGATGCAGCGCTATGAGTTAGAAGATCGCCTCTACTACACAAAAAATGGTGTGCCTCGAATTAAACGCTATCTTGATGAGGTACAAGGCCAGCCCGTCCAGGATCTTTGGCTGGACATATTCCCTGTAAACTCACAGGCGGCAGAACGAGCGAACTACCCTACCCAAAAACCAGAAAAGTTGCTTGAACGAATAATAAAAACCTCTTCAAAAGAAGGCGACATTGTCATTGACTGCTTTGCAGGCAGCGGTTCTACGCCGGTGGTTGCAGAAAAGCTCGGGCGTCGATGGATAGCCTTTGACTGCGGTAAACTAGCCATTTACACAATACAGAAACGGCTATTTACTCTAACCAGTAACATCGGATCAGCCAAAGCAGACGAACGTCTTGTTACTGGACGTATTTCGGACTGGAACGACCACCTTAAAAGCCACCCCGGCCTCCTCCTCATCACTGAGAAAGCGAAAAATGGAGAATGCAACGTAACGCTGGATCTGCTAGCTGACCTGGCTGAGATTGTTTCCAAGCACGACCTCCTGAAGAAGGGAACGCCTTTCGCAATTGCCTGCCCTGAAACCAATCTCTGTATTTCTCCCGACAGACTTGACGACGTAGGCCCGGACGACGGCCCCGGCGAAAAGAGCGTCACCGTGGACGGGCGTGAGTTCCGCATTTCGTTGGTCGCTCCGAAGGAGAAGCCCGAGAAGGAAAAAACGCTGCCGCCGAAGGAGTTTGCCTTGTATCGCGCGGGGCTGTACGACATGGAGTCGCTGCGCGGGATGCCGTGGCAGGAGTACCGCCCCTTCGTCCTAAAGCTGTTCGGCGTGCGTGAGGAAGTTCATAGCCGTTACGGCCTGGAGCTTGATGGTTACATCGGTACCCATTCCGCTCTGGTCTGGAACTACCCGGATCACCCCACCCTGACCCTCGATTACGGCTACGTGGATAATCTCCAGCAGATCCTGCGCGGCAGGAAGGGGGAACGGTTCTATGTGATAGCGCCGACTGTTGCCATGGACTTTGCCGAGGACGAGATTGAGCGCGTGGGTGCGGTGTATGTCTTTCTCAAGGTGCCTATCTCGGTCATTCTCCGCCTGATTCAGCAGCGGGAGCCGGGTGCTCTCAAGCAGCCGATGCGTGAGGCGGATGTGAATGAGGTCATTGACGCTATCGGCTTTGATTTCATTTCACAGCCGGTGGTGAAGTACAAACCGCATGCGAAGCGCCGTGGACTGCTCCCCGAGCTGGTCGTGGATGTGAGCGAATTCCGCTCGAAGACTCTGACTACCGATCCTGAGGATTTCGCTAACTTTGAAACTTTTTCCATGGCTATGATCGATCTCAACTACGATGGTGATGTCTTCAGGCTGGACCGGGTATTTTGGGGCGAGGATCTGCTGAAGGCGGCAGGGGGGCTGGAAAAAGCAAAGGCTTTGGAAATTCGCATCCCTGAAGAGGAGTTCAAGGGGGAGAAGATGATGGTAATTCTCTGCGACCGCTACGGCAACGAAAAGACCCTGGTATTCGGCAAGGCGGATTTTCAATGA
- a CDS encoding DEAD/DEAH box helicase has translation MSVQFRITDQILRVDDASDATEGLVHKYDAFLNLLHTGNYAFLRDAARTAIRFLISPKYPDLERLARENWQNNQTLAARHDNSIDAFLAKMPLRDRKAATLDIATGGGKSFLMYGIAAIALAEGLVDRVLVLCPSLTIEDGLLEKFNRLAGDPRLAEVMKELGALISIPGIKRGNETIQPGDICIENIHAVYGNAGSSISDSFRGNGERTLVLNDEAHHLFSPDDSDESSMKKWLLFLKGAGYDFRYMLHVTGTAYVGNDYFPDVIYRFGLKQAVEAKVVKKPDYVQEETYKKQSWDKIHTVHMGNVKEYGTKVRPISIVVTKDIAECVEQWKQLVDFLVKKEKISRADAEQKAIWVTSGIPTAKAAKARVEAAYCPRDSKDSPDKRRKENIAALKGVDDPSSPVEWIVSVSMLTEGWDVKNVFQVVPHDSRAFGSKLLIAQVLGRGLRVPPNLDTRPLLKVTNHEAWSAEIANLLRDVLEVENTLSWGYDSRRDEYVFPLHNLSYELVDKTVETKKQKATEIILTLKPQSRKSTEYSTFSESGKLAIELLHEDVHEIEYAVCMLHDFIADKDRKLGEKWPKSRIRKLITGALRSGGYDDTFLSRENLSLVQQAFGPLFRDVDREHPRKANVAKALMTIDYRESMRQSFSEGRIKENGAVYHVDGDTKPFDKDEAYLWKQYCKWAEMVEAFGDETPENIKEIVKRLHQVDAAKFKTPVNVLYASHEPERRFSDLLFERSDLIGSFIKSPDRGCYSFPYSYKPAKTGKTHARNEFFNPDFFIRLKACHDVLVVEIKQDGDDNNRNRAKFRDGKAHFERLNAALTEAGEPWRYHFYFLSPQDYTGFFDKIADGGYEGWKSSLMQDLSSLT, from the coding sequence ATGAGCGTTCAATTCCGCATCACTGACCAAATCCTTCGGGTGGATGATGCAAGCGATGCCACCGAAGGGCTGGTACACAAATACGATGCTTTTCTCAATCTGCTTCATACCGGCAACTACGCCTTTCTACGTGACGCTGCCCGCACGGCAATCCGCTTTCTCATCTCACCAAAATATCCAGATCTGGAGCGACTGGCCCGGGAAAACTGGCAGAATAACCAAACACTGGCTGCGCGCCACGACAACAGTATTGACGCCTTTCTGGCAAAAATGCCTTTGCGTGACCGAAAGGCAGCGACGCTGGATATCGCGACCGGTGGGGGTAAAAGCTTCCTCATGTACGGCATTGCCGCCATTGCACTGGCCGAAGGGCTGGTGGACCGGGTACTGGTACTGTGCCCGTCACTGACCATTGAGGATGGGTTGCTGGAAAAATTCAATCGGCTGGCTGGTGATCCTCGACTGGCGGAGGTCATGAAGGAACTCGGGGCACTGATTTCCATTCCAGGGATCAAGCGGGGGAATGAGACCATTCAGCCCGGTGATATTTGCATTGAAAACATTCATGCGGTTTACGGCAACGCCGGCTCTTCCATATCCGACAGCTTCAGGGGGAACGGGGAACGGACCCTGGTGCTGAACGACGAGGCGCACCACCTGTTCAGCCCTGATGACAGCGACGAGTCATCCATGAAGAAGTGGTTGCTCTTCCTTAAAGGCGCTGGATATGATTTCCGCTATATGCTTCATGTCACCGGTACCGCCTATGTCGGTAACGATTATTTTCCTGATGTGATTTATCGCTTTGGCCTGAAGCAGGCCGTGGAAGCCAAGGTTGTCAAGAAGCCTGATTACGTTCAGGAAGAGACATATAAGAAGCAGAGCTGGGACAAGATCCACACGGTTCACATGGGAAACGTGAAGGAATATGGCACGAAGGTCCGCCCGATATCCATTGTCGTCACCAAGGATATTGCGGAGTGCGTCGAGCAATGGAAGCAGCTGGTGGATTTCCTGGTGAAGAAGGAGAAGATCAGCCGCGCTGATGCGGAGCAAAAGGCAATCTGGGTCACCTCGGGCATTCCTACAGCCAAGGCAGCAAAGGCCCGAGTGGAAGCGGCGTATTGTCCACGGGACAGCAAGGATTCGCCCGACAAACGACGCAAGGAGAACATTGCTGCCCTGAAGGGTGTGGATGATCCCTCTAGTCCGGTGGAATGGATCGTTTCCGTCAGCATGCTTACCGAGGGATGGGATGTAAAGAACGTCTTTCAAGTTGTTCCCCATGATTCCCGTGCATTCGGTTCGAAGCTCCTGATTGCACAGGTGCTGGGGCGCGGGCTGCGGGTCCCGCCAAATTTGGATACGCGTCCGTTGTTAAAGGTGACGAACCACGAAGCTTGGTCGGCGGAGATAGCTAACCTGTTGAGAGATGTGCTGGAGGTGGAGAATACGCTTTCCTGGGGCTACGACAGCAGGCGCGATGAGTACGTGTTCCCCCTCCACAACCTGAGTTACGAGCTGGTGGATAAGACTGTGGAGACGAAGAAACAGAAGGCGACGGAGATTATACTGACGCTGAAGCCCCAGAGTCGCAAGAGCACAGAGTATTCCACCTTCTCCGAAAGCGGCAAGTTGGCTATTGAACTGCTGCATGAGGACGTTCACGAGATCGAGTATGCAGTCTGCATGCTGCATGATTTCATAGCCGACAAGGACAGGAAGCTTGGGGAGAAGTGGCCGAAAAGCAGGATCAGGAAACTGATTACTGGTGCACTCCGGTCAGGTGGGTACGATGATACGTTTTTGAGTCGTGAAAATCTGTCGCTGGTGCAGCAGGCTTTTGGGCCGCTGTTCCGGGATGTTGACCGTGAGCATCCGCGGAAAGCCAATGTGGCAAAGGCGCTGATGACGATCGACTATCGTGAATCCATGCGACAGTCCTTTTCGGAAGGGCGGATCAAGGAGAACGGGGCGGTCTACCATGTTGATGGCGACACAAAACCTTTCGACAAGGATGAGGCCTACCTGTGGAAACAGTACTGCAAGTGGGCGGAAATGGTTGAAGCATTTGGTGACGAGACACCGGAGAATATCAAGGAGATAGTCAAACGGCTGCATCAGGTGGATGCCGCAAAATTCAAGACGCCGGTCAATGTGCTCTACGCCAGCCATGAACCTGAACGCAGGTTCAGTGATCTGCTGTTTGAAAGAAGTGACCTGATCGGCTCGTTTATCAAATCGCCTGACCGAGGCTGTTACTCATTCCCCTATTCCTACAAGCCTGCCAAAACCGGCAAGACCCATGCGAGGAATGAGTTCTTCAATCCTGACTTCTTTATCCGGCTCAAGGCGTGCCATGATGTACTAGTGGTGGAGATCAAGCAGGATGGCGATGACAATAACCGCAACAGAGCCAAGTTTCGAGACGGCAAGGCTCACTTCGAGCGGCTGAATGCGGCGCTGACCGAGGCGGGCGAGCCGTGGCGGTATCACTTCTATTTCCTTTCCCCCCAGGATTACACCGGCTTCTTCGACAAGATAGCTGATGGTGGGTATGAAGGCTGGAAATCTTCTTTGATGCAGGACTTATCAAGCCTGACTTGA
- a CDS encoding transcriptional regulator, with protein MRTVTLEIASREKSSRRFLQAFKGEAQGEFISFDSPELLFKVISGKRWQLLKVMTGAGPMTIREAARRMERDVKAVHGDVQVLLKAGILQKTENGLLVFPFDAVHVDFMLRAA; from the coding sequence ATGCGTACGGTAACGCTGGAAATCGCTTCACGGGAAAAAAGCAGCCGAAGGTTTTTGCAAGCGTTCAAGGGGGAAGCGCAGGGGGAGTTTATCAGTTTCGATTCGCCTGAGCTCCTTTTCAAGGTAATTTCAGGCAAACGTTGGCAGCTGCTCAAGGTTATGACGGGGGCAGGCCCCATGACGATACGTGAGGCTGCCCGCCGGATGGAGAGAGATGTGAAGGCGGTGCATGGCGATGTTCAGGTACTCCTTAAAGCCGGAATTTTGCAGAAAACCGAGAATGGCCTCCTCGTCTTTCCCTTCGACGCCGTGCATGTGGATTTCATGCTGAGAGCAGCGTGA
- a CDS encoding helix-turn-helix domain-containing protein, with the protein MPRNRIIKSGEIGAAIKRRRNELGYSQEWLAEFLDVSYQQVQRYENGISMINVETLQKIAGALSVPATFFFNTERPHVAAEPSLPYQSADEKALLKHYRQIPAKSDRELVVRVARLASRK; encoded by the coding sequence ATGCCACGGAACAGGATCATCAAAAGCGGAGAAATCGGCGCGGCGATCAAAAGGCGCAGGAACGAGCTGGGTTATTCGCAGGAGTGGCTTGCAGAATTTCTTGATGTGTCGTACCAGCAGGTACAGCGATACGAAAACGGGATCAGCATGATCAACGTGGAGACTCTGCAGAAGATTGCCGGGGCGCTGTCCGTACCGGCAACCTTCTTCTTCAACACGGAGCGTCCGCACGTGGCGGCGGAGCCGTCACTCCCCTACCAATCTGCAGACGAAAAAGCCCTCCTGAAGCATTACCGGCAAATCCCCGCAAAGTCCGACAGGGAGCTGGTTGTAAGGGTCGCCCGCCTTGCTTCCAGAAAATGA